The Gemmatimonadaceae bacterium genome window below encodes:
- a CDS encoding prepilin-type N-terminal cleavage/methylation domain-containing protein — MRHSTRSHRATVRSVSRRAPAKLGPRAREGFTLPELMIAIIVITVGLLSLAGGAVGVLRQMRWGNQSAIAAIVATQRMETIRSQGCNVIGTGGTATTRGMPEKWVITQINGKGSAVVESVTYVPRAGLTRYVEMRSVVPCA; from the coding sequence ATGCGTCACTCGACTCGGTCTCATCGCGCGACGGTGCGGTCAGTAAGCCGACGGGCGCCGGCGAAGCTCGGACCGCGCGCTCGTGAGGGCTTCACCCTGCCGGAGCTGATGATCGCGATCATCGTGATCACGGTCGGCTTGCTGTCGCTCGCCGGCGGCGCGGTAGGCGTCCTGCGGCAGATGCGCTGGGGCAATCAATCGGCGATCGCCGCCATCGTGGCCACGCAGCGCATGGAAACCATCCGCAGCCAGGGCTGCAACGTGATCGGCACCGGCGGCACGGCGACCACGCGAGGCATGCCGGAGAAATGGGTAATCACGCAGATCAACGGAAAAGGCTCGGCCGTGGTCGAGTCGGTGACCTACGTGCCGCGCGCGGGACTCACGCGGTACGTCGAGATGCGATCGGTGGTGCCATGCGCATGA
- a CDS encoding amidohydrolase family protein, with protein MRSLLALFAAAVPAFASAQPVSVTFPNPLSRSRNYYMNAQSAPIIIRADRIVDGKGNVIQGGDVVVENGKIVRIDKTASGTPTYDLKGYTLLPGLIDAHAHLSWYFNRQGRYHTRADGDTPVESMLSMAANAYATLMAGFTTIQSPGDPEDKDLREWIASGGVPGPRVLTSLSPFNNERLEPDTLRALVRQRKTQGADVIKIFASKSIRDGGAQTMSDAQLSALCGEAKAQGMRTMVHAHSSESIKASVNAGCNQIEHGVFANDEVLKLMADKGVYFDPQVCLVFRNYLDNRAKYEGIGNYNEAGFAAMEKALPLAAAMYKRAIHTPGLKVIFGTDAVAGAHGRNAEELVCRVKDGGQSPLDAITSATSLTAESMHLGNEIGAIALGLQADIIAVRGDPTKDITTLRNVQFVMKGGKVYKNER; from the coding sequence ATGCGCTCGCTGCTCGCGCTGTTCGCCGCCGCCGTCCCCGCGTTCGCGTCCGCCCAACCGGTCTCGGTGACGTTCCCGAATCCGCTCAGTCGCTCGCGCAACTACTACATGAACGCTCAATCCGCTCCGATCATCATCCGCGCCGACCGAATCGTCGACGGCAAGGGCAACGTGATCCAGGGCGGAGACGTCGTCGTCGAGAACGGGAAGATCGTTCGCATCGACAAGACCGCGAGCGGAACGCCGACCTACGATCTGAAGGGCTACACGCTCCTACCCGGCCTGATCGACGCGCATGCGCACCTGTCGTGGTACTTCAATAGACAGGGGCGTTACCACACGCGCGCCGATGGCGACACGCCCGTCGAATCGATGTTGTCGATGGCCGCCAACGCCTACGCGACGCTCATGGCCGGGTTCACGACGATTCAGAGCCCGGGCGATCCCGAGGACAAGGATCTGCGCGAGTGGATCGCGAGCGGCGGCGTGCCTGGTCCCCGCGTGCTCACATCGCTCAGCCCGTTCAACAACGAGCGACTGGAGCCCGACACGCTTCGCGCGCTCGTGCGACAGCGCAAAACGCAAGGCGCCGACGTCATCAAGATCTTCGCCTCGAAGAGCATCCGCGACGGCGGCGCACAGACCATGAGCGACGCGCAGCTTTCGGCGCTCTGCGGCGAAGCGAAAGCGCAGGGGATGCGCACGATGGTCCACGCGCACAGCTCGGAGAGCATCAAGGCGTCCGTGAACGCGGGTTGCAATCAGATCGAGCACGGCGTGTTCGCCAACGACGAAGTGCTCAAGTTGATGGCCGACAAGGGCGTCTACTTCGACCCGCAGGTGTGCCTCGTCTTCCGCAACTACCTCGACAATCGCGCCAAGTACGAAGGGATCGGCAATTACAACGAGGCCGGTTTCGCGGCGATGGAAAAGGCGCTGCCGCTGGCCGCCGCGATGTACAAGCGTGCGATTCACACGCCGGGCCTCAAGGTGATCTTCGGGACCGACGCCGTCGCCGGCGCGCACGGCCGAAACGCCGAGGAGCTGGTGTGCCGTGTGAAAGACGGCGGGCAGTCGCCATTGGACGCGATCACGTCGGCGACGTCGCTCACGGCCGAGTCCATGCACCTCGGCAACGAGATCGGCGCGATCGCGCTCGGGTTGCAGGCGGACATCATCGCGGTTCGCGGCGATCCGACGAAAGACATCACGACCCTGCGGAACGTGCAGTTCGTGATGAAGGGCGGGAAAGTCTACAAGAACGAGCGCTGA
- a CDS encoding type II secretion system protein, producing the protein MTSFATYTRVRDGLRSRRGFSLIETMVVLVIMGIAMAISMPKFAGMRDRVAVRSAKQQFTSYLATARAAAIRQSQSGHFHANNNTIWSSVNQPDGTVANVSKAVSLMTARGVAVTLGGSAPSQDSIVFDSRGMGTTVAHTYVFTRNGFKDSVCVTRLGLIARRCGQ; encoded by the coding sequence ATGACATCGTTTGCCACTTACACGCGCGTGCGCGACGGCCTGCGATCTCGCCGAGGCTTCAGCCTCATCGAGACGATGGTCGTGCTGGTCATCATGGGCATCGCGATGGCGATCTCGATGCCCAAGTTCGCCGGCATGCGCGATCGCGTGGCCGTGCGCTCGGCGAAGCAGCAGTTCACCAGCTACCTCGCCACGGCGCGGGCCGCCGCGATCCGCCAGTCGCAGTCAGGACACTTCCACGCGAACAACAACACCATCTGGTCTTCGGTCAACCAGCCCGACGGCACGGTGGCCAACGTCTCGAAGGCGGTATCGCTGATGACGGCGCGCGGGGTGGCCGTCACCCTCGGCGGGTCTGCGCCGAGCCAGGACTCGATCGTGTTCGATTCGCGAGGTATGGGCACCACCGTCGCTCACACCTACGTCTTCACTCGAAACGGCTTCAAGGATTCCGTATGCGTCACTCGACTCGGTCTCATCGCGCGACGGTGCGGTCAGTAA
- a CDS encoding thiolase family protein gives MKEVVIVSAVRSPVARGKKDGALADVHAVDLSAAMMKAAIDRVGIDPAAIDDVYWGCAMPEATQGLNVARLAWLRAGLPVSVPAATINRFCSSGLQTVALAAQEIMSDMADVALAGGVEMMSQVPMSGYHTRLDPEITESYIGMGYTAERVAERWKVTREDQDRWALGSQQKAARALSSGAFDGQIVPVDVERATWNGAEKTETTTKFERDELPRPDTTIEGLAKLRPAFKVNGTVTAGNASPYSDGAAAVLLMTAERANELGLKPLARFIKFAAAGVEPDVMGVGPIKAVPKALKRAGIKLDDVKLIEFNEAFAAQVVAVVRELGFDESKVNVNGGAIALGHPLGATGAKLTTQLVHELGKRGGGTGLVTMCIGGGMGAAGLFEVYAAA, from the coding sequence ATGAAAGAAGTCGTAATCGTTTCCGCCGTTCGCAGTCCCGTCGCCCGTGGCAAGAAAGACGGGGCTCTCGCGGACGTTCACGCCGTCGATCTCTCTGCGGCGATGATGAAAGCGGCGATCGATCGTGTGGGGATTGATCCCGCGGCGATCGACGACGTGTACTGGGGGTGCGCGATGCCCGAGGCGACGCAGGGGCTCAACGTCGCGCGGCTCGCGTGGTTGCGCGCGGGACTGCCGGTCAGCGTGCCCGCCGCGACCATCAACCGATTCTGCTCTTCGGGCTTACAAACGGTCGCACTCGCCGCCCAAGAAATCATGAGCGACATGGCGGACGTCGCGCTCGCGGGCGGTGTGGAGATGATGAGCCAGGTGCCGATGTCGGGCTATCACACGCGGCTCGATCCCGAGATCACCGAGTCGTACATCGGCATGGGCTACACGGCGGAGCGCGTCGCCGAGCGATGGAAGGTGACGCGCGAGGACCAGGACCGTTGGGCTTTGGGGAGTCAGCAAAAGGCTGCGCGCGCCTTGAGCAGCGGAGCGTTCGACGGGCAGATCGTGCCCGTCGACGTAGAGCGCGCGACGTGGAATGGCGCCGAGAAAACCGAGACCACGACGAAGTTCGAGCGCGACGAGCTTCCGCGTCCCGACACGACGATCGAGGGTCTCGCAAAGCTGCGACCGGCGTTCAAGGTCAACGGCACGGTCACCGCCGGTAACGCGAGCCCCTACTCGGATGGTGCGGCGGCGGTTCTGCTGATGACGGCGGAACGAGCGAACGAGTTGGGACTCAAGCCGCTCGCCCGCTTCATCAAGTTCGCGGCGGCGGGCGTCGAGCCGGACGTGATGGGGGTCGGCCCGATCAAGGCGGTGCCGAAGGCGCTCAAGCGTGCCGGCATCAAGCTCGACGACGTGAAGCTGATCGAGTTCAACGAGGCGTTCGCGGCGCAGGTCGTGGCGGTCGTGCGCGAGCTCGGGTTCGACGAGTCGAAGGTGAACGTGAACGGCGGCGCGATCGCGCTGGGGCATCCGTTGGGCGCGACGGGCGCGAAGCTGACGACGCAGCTCGTCCACGAGCTAGGGAAGCGCGGCGGCGGGACGGGTCTCGTGACGATGTGCATCGGCGGCGGGATGGGCGCCGCGGGATTGTTCGAGGTCTACGCGGCGGCCTGA
- a CDS encoding prepilin-type N-terminal cleavage/methylation domain-containing protein, translating to MRMTYRAVNSSRAARSRSGFTMAETLVVLVLLAIVGGSLMNVLTKQQQFYSGTSDLIQMRTQLRQAEAILSGDLRGISSSGGDITTMTDSSIDFNYTIGTSVICASPGGPSIIIPQTGTLTNGNTLTSWITLPGAGDQVAVFDENDTTTKATDDAWRQYTVSATPSLNTGNCDAAFNSPSGITLALSSSLKSTILEGAPIHFLRTAHYSLHQFSDGLWYLGYCSPATSTCGAGIAINPIAGPFRSYAPSSTPDTSGIRMTYYDSTGTVTATASQVARIDITIRGQTTGYVHIQGMTKGVYHDSLSTSIALRNRS from the coding sequence ATGCGCATGACATATCGAGCGGTGAATTCCAGTCGGGCGGCGCGCTCGCGCAGCGGTTTCACGATGGCGGAAACACTCGTCGTGCTCGTGCTGCTCGCGATCGTGGGCGGCTCGCTGATGAACGTGCTGACCAAGCAGCAGCAGTTCTACAGCGGCACCAGCGACTTGATTCAGATGCGCACGCAGCTCCGCCAGGCGGAAGCGATTCTCAGCGGCGACCTTCGCGGCATCTCGAGCTCGGGCGGCGACATCACGACCATGACCGACTCGTCGATCGACTTCAACTATACGATCGGTACGTCGGTCATCTGCGCGTCACCTGGCGGCCCCTCGATCATCATCCCGCAGACCGGCACGCTCACGAACGGCAATACGCTCACCTCGTGGATCACCTTGCCGGGCGCCGGCGATCAGGTAGCCGTTTTCGACGAAAATGATACGACGACGAAGGCGACCGACGACGCCTGGCGGCAGTACACCGTGAGCGCGACCCCAAGTCTCAACACGGGGAACTGCGACGCCGCGTTCAACTCGCCGAGCGGCATCACGCTCGCCCTTTCAAGTAGCCTCAAGTCCACGATCCTCGAGGGCGCGCCGATTCACTTCCTACGCACGGCGCACTACAGCCTCCACCAGTTCTCGGATGGCCTGTGGTACCTCGGGTACTGCAGCCCCGCAACTTCCACGTGTGGCGCGGGGATCGCGATCAACCCGATCGCCGGTCCGTTCCGATCATATGCGCCGTCATCGACCCCGGACACGAGCGGAATCCGGATGACGTACTACGACTCCACCGGCACGGTCACGGCGACGGCGTCGCAGGTGGCGCGGATCGACATCACGATTCGCGGACAAACGACGGGGTATGTCCACATCCAGGGCATGACCAAGGGCGTGTACCACGATTCGCTGTCCACGAGCATCGCCCTTCGCAACAGAAGCTGA
- a CDS encoding 3-hydroxyacyl-CoA dehydrogenase/enoyl-CoA hydratase family protein yields the protein MRIRRLGVIGAGTMGGGIAALAASAGIPVLLLDVPAPLGGADRNAVARGGVERAKKAKPAAFMAAGRAALIEIGNTDDDLERLAECDLVVEAIVEQVAPKRDLYARLEKVLPSHTIVASNTSSIPMSMLVDKLGVDLRSRFVGMHFFNPPRYLHLLEIIPGPQTSSETLDTVRRFSDRVLGKGIVLACDVPGFVANRLGVFGMVLAIRQMEKHDLSIDETDALTGVLTGRSKSATFRTADLSGIDVIAHVTKELSEATGEDFTLSPWVVDLVKAGRLGEKSGAGFYRRVGKEIQTLDWKTGEYAPQSKPGSPELATLSAMPLADRFTVIRDWKADDRYGAFVQEYLLRFSHYVLTTGPLVARDIPSIDDAMAWGYAWDAGPFAQMDLLGNEFLARGFSRLSLGEPDLLRRAKDGFFSDDGTKVLSFKGGYEPIERPAGEIRLADFHRPSNRSHLLEDSRDASLIDVGGGVAVLEYHSKLNTLGEGVIAMIHRALDRVERDGLTGLVIGNDDPRTFTAGADLAYMLSLVDEKDWSRAAEACRHFQNTALRIRQSPFPVVAAPFGLALGGGCEFSLYADRIQAHAELYMGLVEVGVGIIPAGGGTTELLFRFASELTPYIEADPFEGVRRAFQVIAMATTSTSALDARAIGYLRPTDRITMNRDRLIADAVARVTDLAPDYVPSVSRRITAMGKDALGNLQYAAWSMKEAGQISDHDVRIAHELAYVLTGGDGPPRQVTEQDILDLEREAFLKLLGTKETQERIKYMLRTGKPLRN from the coding sequence ATGCGCATTCGCAGGTTGGGTGTGATCGGGGCGGGGACCATGGGGGGCGGCATCGCGGCGCTCGCGGCGTCGGCCGGCATCCCCGTGCTGCTGCTCGATGTGCCAGCCCCGCTGGGGGGGGCAGACCGGAACGCCGTCGCGCGCGGCGGCGTCGAGCGCGCGAAAAAAGCGAAGCCCGCGGCGTTCATGGCCGCCGGCCGCGCCGCACTGATCGAAATTGGAAACACCGACGACGACTTGGAGCGCCTCGCGGAGTGCGACCTGGTCGTCGAAGCGATTGTAGAACAGGTCGCGCCCAAGCGCGACCTGTATGCGCGCCTCGAGAAGGTGCTGCCGTCACACACGATCGTCGCGTCGAACACGTCCAGCATCCCGATGAGCATGCTCGTCGACAAACTGGGCGTGGATCTGCGGTCGCGTTTCGTCGGCATGCACTTCTTCAATCCGCCGCGATACCTCCATCTGTTGGAGATCATTCCCGGTCCGCAGACGTCGAGCGAAACGCTCGACACGGTGCGCCGTTTCAGCGATCGCGTCCTGGGGAAGGGAATCGTGCTCGCCTGCGACGTCCCCGGATTCGTCGCCAACCGGCTCGGCGTGTTCGGGATGGTGCTCGCCATCCGCCAGATGGAAAAGCACGACCTCAGCATCGATGAAACCGACGCCCTTACGGGCGTCTTAACCGGCCGCTCGAAGTCGGCGACGTTCCGTACGGCCGATCTGTCCGGCATCGACGTGATCGCGCACGTGACCAAGGAATTGAGCGAGGCGACGGGCGAGGATTTCACTCTCTCGCCGTGGGTCGTCGATCTGGTGAAAGCGGGCCGACTCGGCGAAAAGAGCGGCGCGGGTTTCTATCGCCGCGTCGGCAAAGAGATCCAGACGCTCGACTGGAAAACGGGAGAATACGCGCCGCAGTCCAAGCCCGGGTCTCCGGAGTTGGCGACCCTCTCGGCCATGCCACTGGCCGACCGATTCACCGTGATCCGCGATTGGAAGGCAGACGACCGATACGGCGCGTTCGTGCAGGAGTACCTGCTGCGCTTTTCCCACTACGTGCTGACCACCGGTCCGTTGGTCGCGCGCGACATTCCATCGATCGATGACGCGATGGCCTGGGGCTACGCGTGGGACGCGGGTCCCTTCGCGCAGATGGACCTGCTGGGCAACGAGTTTCTCGCCCGCGGCTTCTCTCGCCTATCGCTCGGCGAGCCGGACCTGCTGCGCCGCGCGAAGGACGGCTTCTTCAGTGACGACGGCACGAAAGTCCTCTCGTTCAAGGGCGGGTACGAGCCGATCGAGCGTCCGGCGGGGGAGATTCGTCTCGCCGACTTCCATCGTCCGTCGAATCGGTCTCACCTGCTCGAGGACTCGCGCGATGCGTCGCTGATCGACGTCGGCGGCGGCGTGGCGGTGCTCGAATACCATAGTAAGCTCAACACGCTCGGCGAGGGCGTGATCGCGATGATCCACCGCGCGCTCGACCGCGTAGAGCGAGACGGGCTCACCGGCCTCGTGATCGGCAACGACGATCCGCGTACGTTCACCGCGGGCGCCGATCTGGCGTACATGCTGTCGCTCGTCGATGAAAAAGACTGGTCGCGCGCGGCGGAGGCCTGCCGGCACTTTCAGAACACGGCGCTGCGGATTCGACAATCGCCGTTTCCCGTCGTCGCGGCACCGTTCGGTCTCGCGCTCGGCGGCGGATGCGAGTTTTCACTCTACGCGGATCGCATTCAAGCGCACGCCGAGCTGTACATGGGGCTGGTCGAAGTCGGCGTGGGAATCATTCCCGCCGGCGGCGGTACGACGGAGCTGCTTTTCCGATTCGCGAGCGAGCTCACGCCGTACATCGAGGCCGATCCGTTCGAGGGAGTGCGGCGCGCGTTCCAAGTGATCGCCATGGCGACGACGAGCACGAGCGCTCTCGACGCGCGAGCAATCGGTTATCTGCGCCCGACCGATCGCATCACGATGAACCGCGATCGCCTGATCGCCGACGCGGTGGCCCGCGTGACGGATCTGGCACCCGACTACGTGCCCTCCGTGTCCCGTCGAATCACGGCGATGGGAAAGGACGCGCTGGGCAACCTTCAATACGCCGCGTGGTCGATGAAAGAAGCCGGCCAGATCTCCGACCACGACGTTCGCATCGCGCACGAGCTGGCGTACGTGCTCACCGGCGGCGACGGTCCTCCGCGCCAGGTGACCGAGCAGGACATTCTCGACCTGGAGCGCGAGGCGTTCCTCAAGCTCCTGGGTACGAAAGAGACGCAGGAGCGAATCAAGTACATGCTGAGGACGGGGAAGCCGCTCAGGAACTGA
- a CDS encoding zinc-dependent metalloprotease, translated as MTIIKSAVAGIVSLVTTAYLPVLAQVPSAPAPTSSISGRTAGMERLDGFLPIYLDRHQGRILLEIPRDSTRALLLVSQATGLGSNPIGIDRGASGETHVARFDHDGDRVLLVLENWSYRGAPTNPDHLRAIAEAFPPSTVASMPLLAEESGRLLVDATDVALRDWNDVARTLAQTQQGAYTVARDRSGVYRADTKAFPDNTEIDASLTFTATARPGPVVEAIVPDGRAFTVRQHLSFVKLPDAGFRTRERDPRVGFFGVTYKDYARPIQQSLSVTLASRHRLQRVDPNDPRSPIKEPIRYYVDRGIPEPIRSATLEGVKWWEQAFDRAGLVGGFKVELLPEGVDPMDSRYNVVQWENRNERGWSVGGALTDPRTGEMIKGMARLDSHRARTDYNLYAALMGADASPADTAFVLARVRQVSAHEVGHTLGLEHNYIASTYERASVMDYPPPRVRLDASGRIDLSQAYAVGPGAYDIWAIHWGYGVFPAASERDSLRAIVADGLRRGYLFLSDADARPEYGSDPRVNLWDDASSAFDFMKAETSVRRVAMARFGDRNIRAGEPINLLQERFAALYFMHRFALNALSKTIGGMEYSNAVRGDGQQATRPIPYQEQSNALRDMLAALRPEELAIPDTVLSLMSPNATAVTPFVELFGSRTRPAFDELGAAQTLAQMVVDMILQRDRAARLVEFATRGAGPHLTLAATIDALVAATWNGVTSTPKLAAIQRVTQRVVTEKLLYLAADSDAAPEVRAMAAFKVGDLRNRARGKLAAAKDDDEKAHWLSIVNDCTRWIEKGELPKITRSLVAPPGDPFGVDPG; from the coding sequence ATGACCATCATCAAATCCGCGGTCGCGGGCATCGTTTCCTTGGTTACTACCGCGTACCTGCCGGTGCTGGCGCAAGTTCCAAGCGCGCCCGCACCTACCTCGAGCATTTCGGGACGCACGGCCGGCATGGAACGGCTCGACGGGTTCCTTCCAATCTATCTGGATCGGCACCAGGGTCGAATCCTGCTGGAAATTCCTCGTGACTCGACGCGTGCGCTCCTGCTCGTCTCGCAGGCGACGGGTCTCGGCTCGAACCCAATCGGGATCGATCGAGGCGCCAGTGGAGAGACACACGTCGCCCGGTTCGACCACGATGGCGACCGCGTCCTTCTCGTCCTGGAGAACTGGTCGTACCGCGGCGCTCCCACGAACCCGGACCATCTACGGGCAATCGCCGAGGCGTTCCCGCCGAGCACGGTGGCGTCGATGCCGTTGTTGGCGGAGGAGAGTGGACGACTGCTGGTGGACGCGACGGACGTCGCGCTCCGAGACTGGAACGACGTCGCGCGAACGCTGGCCCAGACTCAGCAGGGCGCGTACACCGTCGCTCGTGACCGATCGGGCGTCTATCGCGCGGACACCAAGGCATTTCCCGACAACACCGAGATCGACGCGTCGCTCACGTTCACCGCGACCGCCCGTCCCGGACCCGTCGTCGAAGCGATCGTGCCGGACGGCCGAGCGTTCACGGTGCGGCAGCATCTCAGTTTCGTGAAGCTTCCCGATGCCGGATTCCGGACGCGCGAGCGGGATCCCCGCGTCGGGTTCTTTGGCGTGACGTACAAGGACTACGCGCGGCCGATCCAACAGTCGCTCTCCGTGACGCTCGCCTCACGACATCGCTTGCAACGCGTCGATCCGAACGATCCGCGCTCGCCGATCAAAGAGCCGATTCGCTACTACGTCGACCGGGGAATTCCCGAGCCGATTCGCTCGGCGACGCTCGAGGGCGTGAAGTGGTGGGAGCAGGCGTTCGACCGCGCGGGTCTCGTGGGCGGGTTCAAGGTCGAGTTGCTGCCCGAAGGCGTCGACCCCATGGACTCGCGTTACAACGTCGTGCAGTGGGAGAATCGCAACGAGCGCGGATGGTCCGTGGGCGGCGCGCTCACCGATCCGCGCACCGGCGAAATGATCAAGGGAATGGCGCGGCTCGACTCGCACCGCGCGCGCACGGACTACAACCTCTACGCGGCGCTGATGGGTGCCGACGCGTCGCCGGCGGACACGGCGTTCGTGCTGGCGCGCGTCCGCCAGGTGAGCGCGCACGAGGTTGGGCACACGCTGGGGCTCGAGCACAACTACATCGCGTCGACATACGAGCGCGCGTCGGTGATGGACTATCCGCCGCCGCGGGTACGGCTCGACGCGAGCGGCCGCATCGATCTCTCGCAGGCGTACGCCGTGGGACCCGGCGCATATGACATTTGGGCAATTCACTGGGGATACGGCGTGTTTCCCGCGGCCAGCGAGCGCGATTCGTTGCGCGCGATCGTCGCCGACGGGTTGCGGCGCGGCTATCTGTTTCTCTCGGACGCCGACGCACGCCCGGAATACGGTTCGGACCCGCGAGTGAATCTGTGGGACGATGCGTCGTCGGCGTTCGACTTCATGAAGGCGGAGACGTCCGTGCGTCGCGTGGCGATGGCGAGGTTCGGCGACCGGAACATTCGCGCCGGCGAGCCGATCAATCTCCTCCAGGAACGCTTCGCCGCGCTGTACTTCATGCACCGCTTCGCGCTGAACGCGCTCTCGAAGACGATCGGCGGAATGGAGTACTCGAACGCCGTGCGCGGCGACGGACAGCAGGCGACGCGTCCGATTCCCTATCAGGAACAGTCGAACGCGCTGCGCGACATGCTCGCCGCGCTGAGACCGGAGGAGCTCGCGATTCCCGATACGGTGCTTTCGCTGATGTCGCCCAACGCCACCGCGGTGACGCCGTTCGTCGAGCTGTTCGGCAGCCGCACGCGCCCCGCGTTCGACGAGTTGGGCGCGGCGCAGACGTTGGCGCAGATGGTCGTCGACATGATCCTGCAGCGCGACCGGGCGGCGCGTCTCGTCGAGTTCGCGACGAGAGGCGCGGGGCCGCATCTCACGTTGGCGGCGACGATCGACGCTCTCGTGGCTGCTACCTGGAATGGCGTCACGTCGACGCCGAAGCTGGCGGCGATTCAGCGCGTCACGCAGCGCGTCGTGACGGAGAAGCTGCTTTACCTCGCGGCTGACTCCGACGCGGCGCCGGAAGTGCGCGCGATGGCGGCGTTCAAGGTCGGCGATCTCCGCAACCGCGCGCGCGGCAAGCTCGCCGCCGCGAAGGACGACGACGAGAAGGCGCACTGGTTGTCGATCGTGAACGACTGTACTCGATGGATCGAGAAGGGCGAGCTGCCGAAAATCACGCGCTCGCTCGTCGCGCCGCCGGGGGATCCGTTTGGGGTCGACCCCGGCTGA